One window of the Lathamus discolor isolate bLatDis1 chromosome W, bLatDis1.hap1, whole genome shotgun sequence genome contains the following:
- the LOC136004274 gene encoding uncharacterized protein LOC136004274, with product MIRLIVVTVLIYWLSKLFLLLSELQNVVHYLEPVFPVLIKCGAWAKVFVSLYFMAMACNTDGLRQQGEIDVPVDLYPAVPLLFTALALVLASVFVRPRGAEGERPREPAAAEAARESGPGDQAAAGAGPEAGKEAAAEQREEAAEEPSPAEEPSPAAEPSPAAAESVPRQPPAEPQEDAGVHTAFPSTAEEEELHPGREKLVVGEPASTAAAPAPGTSTAASSESSEGFEWPLGTLGTCLLIVMGISMMAHTQSVFYPSPFCLISEVKQSQVWVLSGVRQQYGRTKRSSPRLDSHEWQGVGGSMSKYLVHWAPPVLWKHRRWKAALWSPQQQAAETAEGDSELF from the coding sequence atgatcagattaatagtcgtcacagtgctgatttattggctctcaaagttgtttctcttgctctcagagcttcagaatgtagtacattacttagagccggtattccctgtgttaatcaagtgtggggcttgggctaaggtttttgtttcactgtactttatggcaatggcttgtaatacggacgggctccggcagcagggagagatagATGTgcccgtggacttgtacccggccgtcccgctgctcttcaccgccctggcccttgtcctcgcctccgtctttgtgaggccgcggggagccgagggggagcggccccgggagccggcggcggccgaagcggcccgggagagcggccccggggaccaggcggcggcgggagcgggaccggaggccgggaaggaggcggctgctgagcagcgggaggaggcggccgaggagccgagccccgcggaggagccgagccccgcggccgagcccagccccgcggcggccgagagcgtcccccggcagccgcccgccgagccccaggaggatgcaggagtgcacacagcatttcccagcacggcagaggaggaagagctgcacccgggaagagagaagctggtggtgggagagccggcaagcacagcagctgcaccagccccagggacaagtacagcagcgtcatctgagagttctgaagggtttgaatggcctttgggtacccttgggacctgcctgctgattgtgatggggatcagcatgatggcacacacacagagtgtgttctacccatcgccattttgtctgatctcagaagttaagcagagtcaggtttgggtcttgtctggggttagacaacaatatgggaggaccaaaagatcttccccaaggctggacagccatgagtggcagggtgtgggggGCAGTATGAGcaagtatctggtccactgggcccctccagtgctttggaagcatcggagatggaaggcagctctatggagtccccagcaacaagctgcagaaactgctgaaggggacagtgaattattttga